CGCGAGGGCGTGCAAGAACACTGATCTATGACTGGAGACCACGCCCTTCGGGCGGCCGGTCGTACCGGACGTGTAGCACAGGGATGCGGCCGCACGTTCATCCAGCTCGAGCGCGGAGTAGTGGGTCGGCTCATCGGTCAGCAACTGCTCGTATCCGAGCACGCGCGGATCCGTCGACCCGGGGTTATCCGCGAGGACGATGATGTGCCGGAGGCTTGGGACCCGCTCGGCCACGTCCAGCAGCATCGGGAGGAACTCCAGGTCTACCAGGACTGTCGAGTCTCCGGCGTCCTGCATGACGAAGGCGAGCTCATCCGCAGACAATCGGATGTTCAGCGTGTGCAGAACGCGACCCGAACAGGGGATCGCGAAGTAGGCCTCAAGATGGCGGTAACCGTTCCACGCGAGCGTGGCCACGACGGCCCCTGAAGGCAAGCCGAGCGTGTCCAGAGCGTTCATCAACTGCTTGGCGCGTAAGGCGAAGTCGGAATACGTGTATCGATGGACGTCGGCGCTCGGCAGTCTGGTGACGATCTCGACCTGGCTGTGGTGCGTCGCTGCACCCTCGAAGAGCAGCCACGTTGTGAGAGGGAGGTCCATCATGTCGAGGCTGCCTTCTACTCGGTGACGTACGCGCCCGGGGCGTCCGCCAGCCTTGGGTATCTGGGACTTCCCAGGGAGCGCGGGCGGCTGCGCAGAACGCCTGACCGTGCGCTACTCCATGTGCTCCAGTCCTCCCACCACGACCCCCTGTGCTTCTCTGCGCCATTCAGCCAGTCCTCGGCATCGCCGTTGCCGGCCTCGTTGATGAAGTAGGTCGCCTTCGGGTTGCCAGGCGGGTTGATCAGGGCCTGGATGTGGCCGCTGTTAGACAGCGCAAAGCGCACGTCTCCGCCGAACAGTCGTGTTGCTGCGAAGGCGGACTGCCAAGGAACAAGGTGGTCGGTCACAGCGGCCACGACATACAAGTCAGTGTCGACCTTGCCGAGGTCGACTGGTGTGCCGAGCACGCTGACCCGACCTGACTGCACTAACGCGTTGTTCAGCCACATGTCTAGGAACGTGGCGTGGAGGGCCGCGGGCATATTGGTGGTGTCACTGTTCCATGCGAGAACGTCGAACGCTGGCGGGTTCTGGCCGAGAAGGTAGTTGGAGACGACGTAGTTCCAGATGAGGTCGTTGGGTCGAACAAAGGCGAACATCTTGGCGAGGCTCGCCCCGCTGAGGACGCCTCGCTTGCCCGAGCGGGCTAGCGCGGCCTCGACGGTCCGCTCGCTCGCGAACATGTTCAACGTGCTGTGCACGTTGCTGTCGATCATGGTCACGCCGAGGGTTGCCGCGTTCACCAGCGTCGGATCGATCGCCGCAACATGCGAGAGCACGGAGGACGTCGTCATGCCCCCGGCGCAGAATCCGGCGATGTTGACTGTCTCCGACTTGGAAATGGCACTGGCCACGCGCATGGCCTCAAGACAGGCGCCGGCGTAGTCGTCGAGATCCCAACCGCGCTGCCGCGACGTCGGATTGCGCCACGAGATGCAGAACACCTGGAAGCCCTGGCTTACCGCGAACTCCACGAAGCTTCGACCCGGCGCAAGATCGAGGAAGTAGTAGCGGTTGATCTGCGGAGGAATCAGCACAGTCGGGATGCTGTAGACCTTGCCGGCCCTGGGCGCGTACTGCAGCAGCTCGAACATCGGTGATCGGTAGACCACGGCGCCAGGTGTGGAGGCGGTGTTCACGCCTACCTGGAAAGGCCGAGTGTCGACCTGCGAGGGCATGCCACCGTTGTGGAGGAGATCGTGAAGGAAGTGTCGGCCACCCGCGACAGCTGACCTACCGCGGGTCTCCATCAGGGTGTTGAGTGCGGTCGGGTTGGTGAGCAGGTTGTTGGTCGGGGCAGCGGCCTCGGTCACCTGCATCAGGGCGAAACGAGCCCGATCGGCCGACTTCTGGTCGAGTTCGAGCTCGTCGACGGAGCCGAGCACACAATCTCGGGTGAGCAAGTAGCTCTGGGCGACCCGTCGCCACAGCCCAGACTCCGTCCAGATCGCATCTGCGAAACGCCGGTCCTTCGGATCGGGAGCAAGCTCGGAGGTGCCACCGAGCACGCCGATCTCCCCAGTAGCCCACGAGCTCAGCGAGCCGGCCAAAACGCGCGGACGTCGTGCGAGGGCTTCCGCCCAGCGAACGCCAGCCCGGACCACCTGGCCCGCTGTTAGGCCGACAAAAGGGTTGGCGCCCTGGACAGACTCGAAGGCCTCTTCAGTGGATGCGGCCAAGTGAGGCTCTGAGTCCGCGATCACACGCACGTTCGCCCGGGGGGCACGGTCAGCCACGTTCGAACCCCCGCCTTTCCGACGGGGCGGAGTCGTGAGCGTTCGAGGCATGGCGCGACGCCTTTCGCGATCTAGAGAAACAGATCTGGTTGGAGGTCGTGTTCGCTGGCCCCGTCATGGGCGTAGACGGAAAGGTCCACGACTCCTGAGGAGCGAAGGACCTCTTCGTCCAGGTAGCAGTGACCGGTGCCCGCGCTTGCCGGGCGCGTCAGAAGCAGTCCGGCTGCGTCGGCCATGATTTCCGGACGACGCGACGCACGCATGCCCTCCTCGCCCGCAACGACGTTCTTGACCGCTGCAGTCGCGATGAGCGTGGCGGGCCAGAGGCAGTTGGCGACGATGCCGTGCTCTCTGTACTGCTCCGCAACGCCGAGCGTGAGCATGGTCATCGCGTACTTGCTGACGGTGTACGGCGCGTGCCCCGCCAACCACTTTGGGTCTGGGTTCAGTGGTGGCGAGAGTGTGAGCACCCGAGCATCGCTGGAACGGAGCAGGTGCGGGATGCTCGCAGTGAGCATCGCGAACGTGCCGCGTGCGTTCACGTCGAGCATCAGGTCGTAGCGCTTGATCGGCAGGTCACCGATGCCTTGGAGCGCTATGGCTGAGGCATTGTTGACGACGATGTCGATTCCACCGAACTGCTCCACAACTGCGGCAACGGCGCCTTCAATGACCTGCTCATCGCGGACATCCCCGACGATCGGCAAGACCTGTCCGCCCACAGCCTCGATCTCGGCAGCGGCACTGTGGACCGTTCCGGGAAGGCGTGGGTCGGGATCGCTGGTCTTGGCGATGAAGGCGATGTTGGCTCCATCGCGGGCGGCGCGTAAGGCGATGGCGAGTCCGATTCCACGGCTACCACCGGACATCAGGAGTGTCCGGCCAGCGAGCGGCCCGTCAGTGGTTTGGCTGGCTTCTCTCACGTCATCGTCCTTCAAAGGTCGGATCGCGGCGCTCCATGAATGCGCGCTGTCCCTCGCGCGCGTCCTCCGAGTCGAGGCACGCCGCGACGTGACGTTCGGCGCGTTCGGCGAGAGTGCTGTTCGTGCGGGCCTTGATCGAGGTCTTCGCCGCGCGGACGGACAGCGGGGCGTTCGCAGCGATCTGGCTGGCCACTTCGAGGACGTGTGCCTCCAAGGACGCGGAATCGACGACACGGTTGATCAGGCCGATCGATTGGGCCTCCTCGGCGGTCAAGGTCCTGCCAGTGAAGAGCATGTCCGACGCATGTCCGGGTCCGACGGCATCGACGAGTGCGTGGGTCAGGGTCACCGGGTATCCGATGCCGAGGCGTGCCGCTGGGATGGCGAACCGGCCGGTAGGTGACGAGATTCGGAGATCGGCGGCAAGCGCGAGAGCCATTCCAGCCCCGATGCAGTAGCCGTGCACCATGACGATCAGTGGAGTTGTGAGCTCGCTCAAGGTCCCGAAGAGCGTGCCAACGGCCTCCTCGTTCTCCTGTCGGGAGGCTTGCTTCGTCTGGTGGGTTTCGAACTCGGAGATGTCTGCGCCGGCGGCGAACGCGTCTGTTCCGCGGCCTCGAAGCACGATGACCCGGATCGTGGGGTCGTCATCGAGTGCACGCAGAGTACTACCCAACGTCGCCATCATCGAGGTGGAGATGGCATTGCGTCGCGTTGGGTTGTCCAGCGTGACCCAACCAATGCCGTCGCGGATTTCTGTCCCAACGATGCCTACGGATTCGGGTGGGGTCATGAGAGCGTCTCCGCCCGATAGGTGTTGCGGATCGCGCCGATTCCCTCGATGCGGACCTCGAACTGATCTCCGTCCTTGAGGAACAGCGGGGGCTGTCTCACGGCGCCGACGCCTGCCGGCGTCCCCGTCAGGATGATGTCCCCCGGCTCAAGGGTCATGAACGTGGTGATGTAGCTGATGAGTCGCGGCAGTCCAAAGATCAGGTGAGAAGTGCGGTCTTCTTGGACGGGCTCGTCGTTCAGGAGGCCTGTGATCTGCAGATCGGGCGAGTCGCCGCCGAGTGCAGCTGCTGGGACCACGACAGGCCCGAGGGGGGTGAGGCCATCCCACGCCTTCCCCGCCGTGCGCTGGGTGGTGTGAAATTGAAAGTCTCGCACCGAGCCATCGTTGGCTGCCGTGTACCCAAACACCACGTCCCGTACGGCAGCCTGGGCAACGCGCCGACACGTGCGGCCGATCACCACGGCGAGCTCGCTCTCGAAGTCGATCTGAGTTGACTCAGGGGGGAGAGCGACGTCCGCGTACGGCCCAGCGAGCGCGTTGTCCCACTTGGCAAACAGGTCTGGGTGCTCGGGTGGCGCGGGACGCCCACCTTCGTGCACGTGCGCAAGGTAGTTCTGTCCAACGCAGATGATCTTGCGGGGGCGGCCCACGGGGCTCAGGAGCTCCTCGGGATCCATGGCAAAGCTGTCGCCACGGGTGATTCGCGCGGCGTCACCGCCTGCAGCGCCCAGGAGCTCTGGCAAGTCGGTGTACTCACGACCGTCGACCAGCGCCGGCGTTGCCTGGCCCGTGTTGGGTTCGTGGAGCACAACAAGGGACGCGGCATTGCGCATGACCCTGCCGAGTCCGGTCTGCCCACCCCATGGGTTCGTGCTCACCGTGGTACGTCCCATCTGCGGCCGTGAATGGCCACTCAGTGCTAGACGTGATGGTTTCGTGATGCCAGACTATGGACTTGTAACATTTCAGTCAACCGGTGCTGATGTATGACGGAGGCTTGCGGCGATGAGCTCGTTCAGGGATTTCCTCTTTCCCCTCGACCACCCTCGGCTGGCCGGACTGGACGAGTTTGACGCTTACAGCTACCCCGATGCCATCCGGACCAACCCGATGGTGGACGAGGCCCTGACTGGGTGGCTCAACTTGTTTGAGACCTCCGAGTTCGGCGGCATCACAACTGACGGTTCGCTCATACCGGGGCTCTTTGGTCTCGAGGGCTCGGACGAACCTCCCAACCACGCAGCCGCCACGGCGGCTCGGGAACTCCTTGACGCTCTGCCGAGCACACTGCGCGATCGAGTCTCGCATCCCCTGGACAGCAAGGTGTGGCGAGCCTGGATGAACCCCGAGTTCTACGTGAACAGGTTCGGCCTACGTCTCGAGGAGCTCGAACCGGCGCACATTGAGCGGGTCCTCGCACTCCTGGCGGCCAGCCTGAGCCCGGCCGGGTTCGAGAAGACCCGGTTGCTTATGAAGGTCAACCAGTTCCTTGGCGAACTGGTGCATCTACCGAAGCTTCTCAACGAGTTCAGCTACAACATCAACCTGTTCGGGGACCCGGCAAGCGGCCAGCCGTGGGGGTGGAATCTGTACGGCCACCACGTCTGCCTCAACACGTTGTTCATCGCTGACCGGCAGGTCTTCACGCCGGTCTTCTTTGGAGCCGAACCAGTGGAGATGGACGAAGGGGAAGCCGCGGGCACGGTGCTCTTCACCGATCAGGAGCGGCTCGGGCTTGAGCTCATCCAGGCGCTGTCACCGGAGCAGGCGGAGGCGGCGATCCTGTACCACCAGAAGCGGGACCCGACAATGCCGGCCGACCGGAGGCACCCCGGCGACGAACTGCATCTTGGCGGAGCGTTCCAGGACAACCGAGTCATCCCCTACGAGGGTGTCGCGGGTTCTCGACTGGATGCATCCCAGCGGGCGCGAATCTTGGAGCTCGTCGAAGTCTTCCTGGATTACCAGCCTGAAGGTCCACGACGGGCACGGGTCGCCGATGCTCGCCGTCACCTGGATGACACCTGGTTCTGCTGGATCGGTGGGACTCGCCTTGGCGATGCCTTCTACTACCGGATCCAAAGCCCCGTGATCCTAATTGAGTTCGACCACCATGCTGGCATCTTCTTGGCCAACACGGAACCAGAGCGATTCCACGTACACACGCTCGTGCGCACCCCCAATGGCAACGACTACGGCGTCGACCTGGTCCGTCAGGCCACCGGGGACCCACAGCGCCTGAATGGTCCGGCCTGATGGCTGGCCCAGACAACGATGCTGAGCGCGCTTGCGAGCGCCTCATCATCCAGTTTGCCCACTATCTCGATCATCGCCGCTTCACCGAGGTGGCCGCTTTGTTCGCGGAAGACGGGGTCTGGCTACGGCATGGCGAGCAACTCGTTGGGCCCCAGGCAATCCGGTCGCTGTTGGAACAGCGATCCGCAACGCAGGTTGAGCGGCATGTGATGACGACGGTGTTGGTTGAGCAGGCATCACCGACCGAGTGCACGGCTGTCAGCTACGTGCTCATCTTTAGGGCGCATGGTCCGGATCCCCACGGTCAGCTGCCCAAGGTGGGGGAGTTCCACGACCGGTTCAGCCTGACTCCGCACGGATGGAGGTTCGCCTTTCGGACCTCCCTGCCCGCGTTTGCCGGCGACTCGCAGTAGCAGCCCCGGCCGAACCGACCGCGCCGCCTTCGGGTGGAGTTGCTACACCATGAGGGCCTGACAGGGTCGGGAGACTTGGCAGCCAGTGGCGGGACGGCCGCCGCGACCCCTTGGTGACCGGACATCACCGCTGCCTTGGAAACTGCCCATGACGGGCACCACATCCGGCCTCAAGTCCTGCGTCCAGGCTCACCCGGCGGTCTGCCCCGTTGCGGTTGAGGCCACGGTGAGCTTTGGCTGGGTCTTGTCGAGCACCTCCCTGAGGTCAACGCCTGGCGCCAGCTCGACGAGTTTGAGCCCGCTGCCCTCGGATTCGGGGACGACATCGATCACGCACAACTCAGTGATGATCCGCTGCACGACCCTACGGCCGGTGTAGGGAAGGGTGCACTCGTCGACAATCTTGTAGGAGCCGTCTCTGGCAACGTGCTCCATGAGCACAATTACGCGCTTGGCGCCATGGACCAGGTCCATGGCGCCGCCCATCCCCTTGACCATCTTTCCGGGGATCATCCAGTTCGCAATGTCGCCGTGCGCGGACACCTGCATAGCGCCGAGGATGGCCACGTCGATCTTTCCTCCGCGGATCATCCCGAACGACGTCGCGGAGTCGAAGAACGAGGCTCCGTCTTGGATGGTGACGGTTTCCTTGCCTGCGTTGATCAGGTCCGCGGACTCCTCACCTTCGTACGGGTAGGCCCCGAACCCGAGAATTCCGTTCTCTGATTGAAGCACCAGGTGCACCGAGTCATCGACATAGTTAGGCACCAGTGTGGGAAGCCCGATGCCGAGGTTGACGTACGACCCGTCGGCGAGTTCTGCCGCCGCCCGCGTTGCCATTTCCTGACGTGTCCAAGTCACTGTTCACCGGCCCTCTGGTCGATTCGGATGTGGTCGGCAGAGATGTGCATGGACACTTGTCCATCGTGCGTGAACTTCGCCGGCCCATCGACGGGGCACCGGCGATCAAGGCGCTTCGCCCGTGCCAGGAACGATGCGTTGGCGATCATCTACGGCGCCCCGGGGGCGGCCCGGACCGTTCGCTTCTCGATTCGCTGGTCGGCGGCCTGCTCAACTGACATCGGTACGACGCGGTGCACGTAGGCGCCGGGTGTGTGAACGTGATTGGGGTCGAGGACGCCGGGCTCGACAAGCTCTTCGACCTCGGCGATCGTGATGCGTCCGCACATCGCGGCAAGCGGGTTGAAGTTGCGCGCCGAGTCCTTGTAGATGAGGTTTCCGTGCCGATCACCCTTGTGGGCTCGCACCAGCCCGTAGTCGGCGACGATCGCTCGTTCCAGGACGAACTCCTGTTCGCCGTCAGTTGTCTCGAAGAACTGCGTCTGCTTTCGAGGGCTTGATCGAACAACATTGCCTGTCGCGTCGTATCGCCAGGGCAAGCCACCCTCAGCCACCTGGGTACCGACGCCGGTAGCAGTGAAGAACGCGGGGATGCCCGAGCCGCCGGCGCGCATCCGTTCCGCCAGCGTTCCTTGCGGAGTCAGCTCGACCTCCAACTCGCCGGCCAGGTACTGGCGAGCAAACTCCTTGTTCTCACCAACATACGAGGCCACCATCCGCCGTAGACGACCTGACTCCAGCAACAGCCCGAGACCCCAACCGTCCACCCCGGCGTTGTTGCTGACCGCCTCCAGGTCTTTGGTGCCGGCTTCCAGGAGAGCCTGGATGAGGACTGAAGGGATTCCGCACAAGCCAAAACCCCCAACCGCAATGGTTGCCCCGTCCAGCACGTCGGCAACCGCTTCCGCGGCCGACGTCACCACCTTGTCCATCTGTCAGTCCACCTATCTGTCGAACTAGGCCAGGGCCGACTCCTTGGAGGCGGCCTCTCTGCCATGCCGTCGTCGGGCCACCTCACCGCTGAGCTGGTCCAGCCGCACCGTCCCTCAGGAACGGCGAGGTTGAGGGGGTGGAGGTAACCGCCGGATCAGCCCGCTCCGGCCAAAACGTCTGCCCCGACGCGCCGTTGGCCCCGGCCGCCCGACTTCCCAGCGGACTCAGAAGTTGCCGCGGCGCTCCTGTTCGCGCTCGATCGCCTCGAAGAGGGCCTTGAAGTTGCCCTTGCCGAAGCCGAGCGAGCCGTGCCGCTCGATCAGCTCGAAGAACACCGTCGGACGGTCGCCTGTCGGCTGGGTGAAGATCTGCAGCAGGTAGCCGTCCTCGTCGCGGTCGACCAGGATGCCGCGTTTCTGCAGCTCCTCGATCGGAACTCGAACCTCGCCGATGCGCGCGCGCAGCTCGGGGTCCTCGTAGTAGGAGTCCGGGGTGTCCAGGAACTCCACACCTTCCGCGCGGAGAGCGTCGACCGAGCGGATGATGTCGTTGGTGGCCAGCGCCAGGTGTTGGGCGCCAGGGCCGTTGTAGTACTCCAAGAACTCGTCGATCTGGCTCTTCTTCTTGGCGATCGCCGGCTCGTTGAGCGGGAACTTCACCCGGTGGTTGCCGTTCGCGACCACCTTGCTCATCAGGGCGGAGTAGTCGGTGGCGATGTCGTCACCGATGAACTCTGCCATGTTGGTGAAGCCCATTACCTTGTTGTAGAAGCGGACCCATTCGTCCATCTTGCCGAGCTCGACATTGCCCACCACGTGATCCAGTGCCTGGAACACACGCTTGGGAGCACCAGGGCGCTTCTGATACGCGCCGGTTCGGGGGACGTACCCGGGGAGATACGCGCCTTCATAGCGTCTGCGATCGACCAGAGAGTGCCGGGTGTCGCCGTACGCTGCGATCGTGGCGATGCGGACGGTTCCGTATTCATCGGTCTCGTCGTGCGGCTCGACCAGGATGGTCGCGCCCACAGAACGCGCGTGCTCGACGCACTTGTCGACGTCTGACACCTCCAGCGCGATGTCGCTCACGCCGTCACCGTGTTCGGCGTGGTGAGCGACCAGAGCGCTGCTTGGATCCACGGCACCTCGGATGACGAACCGCACCGCGCCGCTCTTGAGTACGAACGCCTTGTGGTCCCGGTTGCCGGTCTCGGGCCCGGAATACGCGACCAAGTTCATCCCGAAGGCGGACTGGAAGAAGTGTGCGGTTTGCGTTGCGTTGCCGACCGTCCAGACCACTGCGTCCCAGCCAATCACCGGAAAGGGATCGCTGTCCGCGTCGTACTCCACGAGACCGACCAACTGCTGGAGCGTTGCCAGATCGAGCTCGGCGAGGCGTTCCTCGTTGGTGAGTGTGTCATGAACCGTCATTGACATTCCTTTGCGGCTCGGTGATATTTCATGCCAGTGTGCAGGGGTCGGTATGACGGGCGCAAGAGAGCCTCCGCGTTCCAGGCAGGCTGCACAGCCAAGCCAGCAAGTCCGCAATAAGGCTGGACAAGTTGCTCACTCAAAGAAGTGCTTGACATACAACAAGCCCAGGCAGGGGTAGGCGTGAAGATCATCGACATCTCGATACTGCGTCATCAGCAACCCTTCCCCGCGGCCGTAGGCCCCGAACACGTCACCCTGGACTTGCTGACCATCGCAACGGACGAGGGCATCCAGGGGCACACCTTCGCGGGAGGCCCGGGCGAGGACATCGCCTCGGTACTTCTCGATGTCGTGCGGCCCATGCTCATCGGGCTGGATCCCCTCGACATCGGCCGTGTCTGGGCCATGACCGGAAGGCGAGGTCTACCCGCAACGGTGCGCGGCGCGGTGGACGTTGCCCTCTGGGACATTGCCGGGAAGGCCGCGGGTCTTCCCGTCCATCGCCTGATCGGCACCGTCCGGGATCACGCGCCGGCGTATATCGCCACATGGGTGCACCGAGACATACCCACATACGTGGACGAGGCGCTGGCCTACCGTGAGATGGGCTTCACCGCTCACAAACTGCATCCGCTCACTCAGCTCCGGCATTTCGATGGCAAGCAGGTGCCCGTCACGGACGACATCGACCTATGTGCACAGGTCCGAGCGGCCGTCGGGGACCGACATGTCCTGGCCCTGGACGCAGCGTGGGCCTACGACTACCCGGAGGCCGTCCAGGTCGGCCTGGCAATCGAAGAGCTCGGATATGCCTGGTACGAGGATCCGCTCGCAGCGGACGATCTGTACGGCTACATCCGCCTCAAGCAACAACTGTCGATCCCACTAATGGCGACCGAGGTGACTCAAGGAGGATTGACGGCGCTCGCGCCATGGGTCGTGGAGCGTGCTACCGACTTCCTGCGGGGGGACGTCGTACTCAAGGGTGGGATCACTGGCATGGTGAAGATCGCGCACCTCGCGGAGGCGTTCCATCTTCCATGCGAGATCCACGACGCCTACAACAGCCTCAACAACCTCGCCGGGCTCAACGTCATGATGGCGATCGCAAACTGCCAATGGTTCGAGATTCTCGCGCCCCATGCCCCGGGCTCATATGACATCGATGCACTGAGCTATGGGCTTGTTGAGCCCATCACGATCGACCCGACTGGCAACGTCCATGCACCAACTCGCCCCGGTCTGGGAATCGACATCGATTGGGAGCTGCTGCGGGCCAGTGGGGAGTTACTCGGCTAAGCAGCCCCAGGAGGGCTGGCCATGCCCCGTGCATCGCGCCGAGTCAGCGGTTGAGGAACTCCTCAACGAGAGCGACGAACTCCGCGACATTGATGTTCTGGAGGTCGTGCATTCCCCCAGCGACGAACCTGAAGTCGGCGTGCGGCAGGTACGTCGCGAACGCTTCGCGCTGACTCGGCCTCAGGATCTCGTCCTGATCTCCCAGGAGCGCCAATACCGGGAGGCGCAGATCAGTGAGCGATTTCAAGGCGTCCTCCGGCAGAAACTCCGGCGCCACCCAGGCGATCATCTTGAACCTGTTGGCCATTTGGTTGGCAATGAACTCGTCCGTCGCCCACGGCTTCTTAGGGTTGACCGGAGGCTGGGGGTACTGAGGAGCGCCTTCGGACTGAAACGGCGCCTGCACGGGCGCGTCGGGCTCGGGGCGCGGCGGCGGCGGCACAATGACGTCTTGCTCTCGCGCTGGCGCCATCCCGCCCTCGAGGATGATGCCCTTCACCCGCTCTGGGTGTGCCGCGGCGGCATACACGGCGTTCACTCCACCCATGGATGACCCAAGGATGTAGTACCGGTCCTGGACCAGTTGGTTGGCAGCCTCAGCGAGAAGTTGCGCGGTCTCAGCCATCGGCATCGGACGGTTCAGGTCGTCCTTGCCGCCCCAGCCAGGTGGGTTGATCTCGATCACCCTGTACCTCTCGGCAAGAATGTCTTTCGAGGGAGACATCTCGAGGCCAGCCGAGCCAGGAAACGACACCAGAGTCTCAGTGGGCGCATCAGGTCGCGCCTCCGCGTAGTCCAGGACGAACTCGCCGGCCTTGACGGTGCCATAGGTGAATGGCGCTCCGGGTTGCTGCACGACCATGGGTCGCCCCTTCTGTTCGCTGCCCGGTCACCGGTCACAGCTGACGATTCATGAGTGTGCCCACCATCCGGCAGGCACAACCGAGGCATGACGTCCGCTCGATACACACCACCTGACCAGCAATGGCGGGCGACAATTCAGCGGCCTGTAAAACATCTCACAGGGGGTGTGGCATGTCTAGTGACGAGAGAGAGGTTTCAGAAGGCGCGGGGAGGCCTGCGCGTCGCTGCGGGTGGGCGGCTCCCACCGCTGTGTCTTCGTGCGATGAGGCCCGAAGGGCCTTAGCCCTGGGGTCGTCGACGAAGGGCAACCGGCTCATCTCGGTACCTCTCCATCACGGCGCGGAGGGCGTCGGTGATGGCCCAGGCGCAGTCCAGGGACTGATCCCAAAGGACGAGCGATGTCTCAGCCACGAGGGCGGGCTCGTGCCCCGGCGCAACTCGCATCTCCGAACTGACGCTGAACGAGGTTCGCCCGACGTGACTGACCCACAAACGCACGAGGAACGGTTGGTACGCGGCGTAGCGCATCTCGGCGTGATAGTCGACGCGTTGGGCGCCCACGAGTTCGGACACGGTGATCGGGAGTCCGCCCAGTAGCCCAGGATGGGAGTCGCCTGTTCCCGGGAGCATGGCGTAGCGGAAGAACAACACGCGCGCCTCGTCCACCACCCGGATAGCTTCGACGTTGTCAACGTGGCCGCCAAGGTTGACGTCCCGCAACCGCGCCTGAATCTCGCAATCAAAGACCGCGGCCATGGCGATCTCCATCGCGGGTGACGGCCTCGCTGCCGCGGCAAGAATCGTGAC
The window above is part of the Angustibacter luteus genome. Proteins encoded here:
- the hppD gene encoding 4-hydroxyphenylpyruvate dioxygenase — its product is MTVHDTLTNEERLAELDLATLQQLVGLVEYDADSDPFPVIGWDAVVWTVGNATQTAHFFQSAFGMNLVAYSGPETGNRDHKAFVLKSGAVRFVIRGAVDPSSALVAHHAEHGDGVSDIALEVSDVDKCVEHARSVGATILVEPHDETDEYGTVRIATIAAYGDTRHSLVDRRRYEGAYLPGYVPRTGAYQKRPGAPKRVFQALDHVVGNVELGKMDEWVRFYNKVMGFTNMAEFIGDDIATDYSALMSKVVANGNHRVKFPLNEPAIAKKKSQIDEFLEYYNGPGAQHLALATNDIIRSVDALRAEGVEFLDTPDSYYEDPELRARIGEVRVPIEELQKRGILVDRDEDGYLLQIFTQPTGDRPTVFFELIERHGSLGFGKGNFKALFEAIEREQERRGNF
- a CDS encoding enolase C-terminal domain-like protein, which codes for MKIIDISILRHQQPFPAAVGPEHVTLDLLTIATDEGIQGHTFAGGPGEDIASVLLDVVRPMLIGLDPLDIGRVWAMTGRRGLPATVRGAVDVALWDIAGKAAGLPVHRLIGTVRDHAPAYIATWVHRDIPTYVDEALAYREMGFTAHKLHPLTQLRHFDGKQVPVTDDIDLCAQVRAAVGDRHVLALDAAWAYDYPEAVQVGLAIEELGYAWYEDPLAADDLYGYIRLKQQLSIPLMATEVTQGGLTALAPWVVERATDFLRGDVVLKGGITGMVKIAHLAEAFHLPCEIHDAYNSLNNLAGLNVMMAIANCQWFEILAPHAPGSYDIDALSYGLVEPITIDPTGNVHAPTRPGLGIDIDWELLRASGELLG
- a CDS encoding alpha/beta hydrolase; this encodes MVVQQPGAPFTYGTVKAGEFVLDYAEARPDAPTETLVSFPGSAGLEMSPSKDILAERYRVIEINPPGWGGKDDLNRPMPMAETAQLLAEAANQLVQDRYYILGSSMGGVNAVYAAAAHPERVKGIILEGGMAPAREQDVIVPPPPRPEPDAPVQAPFQSEGAPQYPQPPVNPKKPWATDEFIANQMANRFKMIAWVAPEFLPEDALKSLTDLRLPVLALLGDQDEILRPSQREAFATYLPHADFRFVAGGMHDLQNINVAEFVALVEEFLNR
- a CDS encoding acyl-CoA thioesterase; this translates as MEIAMAAVFDCEIQARLRDVNLGGHVDNVEAIRVVDEARVLFFRYAMLPGTGDSHPGLLGGLPITVSELVGAQRVDYHAEMRYAAYQPFLVRLWVSHVGRTSFSVSSEMRVAPGHEPALVAETSLVLWDQSLDCAWAITDALRAVMERYRDEPVALRRRPQG